In Gossypium hirsutum isolate 1008001.06 chromosome D06, Gossypium_hirsutum_v2.1, whole genome shotgun sequence, one genomic interval encodes:
- the LOC107918187 gene encoding uncharacterized protein: MERSEPALVPEWLRSNGTVTGGGNSAHNFASSSSHSDSSLVHHGRHRNLRNISDFDSHRPTLLDRTFSLNSRRSSSNGSAKHAYSSFCRSHRDRDRERDKARSNFGDHRDRASSDALESILSGRGEIDTLHRSHSMFSRKPGESLPRRIGVDVRDSINSNHNNGNGLLSGVTLGGSIHKAVFEKDFPSLGTEDRQVVPEITRVSSPGLSSASQNLLVSSSALISGEGWTSALAEAPSTVGSSNTGSLAALLTVSPSSSGTSMGTSGLNMAEALVLAPSRSQAAPQLSVKTQRREELAIKQSKQLIPVTPSMPKCSVLNSVDKSKGKPAARISEINTAVKSVQQQPSLIHHSNQSPHSGHVKPDAPKTSGKLLVLKPGWENGVSSPTQKDVASPPASANSRVAISQHAGGPARNSNNPKLSSVERKVAALNPVAGFTVEKKPSLAQTQSRNDFFNLLKKKTSTKTSADHSDSLPHISSTTTEKSEVTKEVVTGSSAAHANENGTAATSNGDTCQEAKKFDNDGEKNMSSIDMVYPDEEEAAFLRSLGWEENSGDDEGLTEEEINAFYQEYMKLRPTLKLCRGMQPKVAQSFATNLDGASSEVSSSDSESEA; the protein is encoded by the exons ATGGAAAGAAGTGAGCCAGCATTAGTTCCAGAATGGTTGAGAAGTAATGGCACTGTTACTGGTGGTGGCAATTCGGCCCACAActttgcttcctcttcttctcaCTCAG ATTCTTCTCTGGTGCATCATGGGAGACATAGAAACTTGAGGAATATAAGTGATTTTGATTCCCATCGACCGACACTTTTGGATCGGACATTTTCATTGAATTCACGGAGGAGTTCTAGTAATGGTTCTGCAAAGCATGCTTACAGTAGCTTTTGTAGGAGTCACCGCGATAGGGATCGAGAAAGGGATAAAGCAAGGTCAAACTTTGGGGACCATAGGGACCGAGCTTCTTCTGATGCTTTAGAAAGTATCTTAAGTGGTAGGGGTGAGATAGATACATTGCATCGTTCTCATTCTATGTTCTCTAGGAAACCGGGTGAGTCTTTGCCTCGAAGGATTGGTGTGGATGTGAGAGACAGTATTAACAGTAACCACAACAATGGCAATGGTCTGTTATCTGGGGTTACCCTTGGGGGTAGCATCCACAAGGCTGTGTTTGAGAAAGATTTTCCCTCACTTGGAACTGAAGATAGGCAGGTGGTGCCTGAGATAACTAGGGTGTCGTCTCCTGGTTTGAGCTCAGCTTCTCAAAATTTGCTTGTGAGTAGTTCAGCACTTATCAGTGGAGAAGGGTGGACCTCAGCTTTGGCAGAAGCTCCCAGCACGGTTGGAAGTAGTAACACAGGTTCCTTGGCTGCTCTCCTAACTGTTTCCCCCTCAAGTTCTGGGACTTCAATGGGCACATCTGGCCTTAATATGGCTGAAGCACTAGTGCTAGCTCCTTCACGATCCCAAGCTGCTCCTCAG TTATCTGTCAAGACTCAAAGACGCGAGGAACTGGCTATTAAGCAATCAAAGCAGCTAATACCAGTGACACCTTCTATGCCTAAGTGCTCG GTTCTCAATTCAGTTGATAAATCAAAAGGCAAACCTGCTGCCAGAATAAGTGAGATAAATACAGCTGTCAAGAGTGTGCAGCAGCAACCTTCTTTGATTCATCACAGTAATCAATCTCCTCATAGTGGACATGTCAAGCCTGATGCGCCAAAGACATCTGGGAAGCTTTTGGTTCTCAAACCAGGATGGGAGAATGGCGTTTCATCCCCTACTCAAAAAGATGTTGCTAGTCCACCAGCAAGTGCTAACAGCAGAGTTGCAATTAGCCAACATGCTGGTGGTCCTGCAAGAAATTCGAACAACCCAAAGCTTTCTTCTGTGGAACGTAAGGTTGCTGCCTTGAATCCAGTAGCTGGGTTCACTGTGGAAAAGAAACCTTCTTTGGCCCAAACCCAGAGCCGAAATGATTTTTTCAATCTACTGAAGAAGAAGACCTCGACAAAAACTTCTGCAGACCACTCAGATTCACTCCCTCATATTTCATCCACCACCACAGAGAAATCTGAAGTTACGAAGGAAGTAGTCACTGGCTCGTCAGCTGCTCATGCTAATGAGAATGGTACTGCTGCTACTAGCAATGGTGACACCTGTCAAGAggctaaaaaatttgataatgatgGTGAAAAGAATATGAGCTCCATTGATATGGTTTATCCAGATGAGGAAGAGGCAGCATTTCTTCGTTCTCTTGGCTGGGAAGAAAACTCTGGTGATGATGAAGGCCTTACAGAAGAAGAGATCAATGCTTTTTACCAGGAG TACATGAAACTGAGGCCAACTCTGAAACTGTGCCGTGGCATGCAGCCAAAGGTGGCTCAATCTTTTGCAACTAATTTGGATGGAGCTTCTTCTGAAGTGAGCTCCTCTGACTCCGAATCGGAAGCTTGA